From the genome of Uranotaenia lowii strain MFRU-FL chromosome 1, ASM2978415v1, whole genome shotgun sequence, one region includes:
- the LOC129740515 gene encoding histone H2B, translated as MAPKTSGKAAKKSGKAQKNIAKGDKKKRKVRRKESYAIYIFKVLKQVHPDTGISSKAMSIMNSFVNDIFERIAAESSRLAHYNKRSTITSREIQTAVRLLLPGELAKHAVSEGTKAVTKYTSSK; from the coding sequence ATGGCCCCGAAAACCAGTGGAAAAGCCGCCAAAAAGTCCGGCAAGGCTCAGAAGAACATCGCCAAGGGAGACAAGAAGAAGCGCAAGGTCCGCAGGAAGGAAAGCTACGCCATCTACATCTTCAAAGTGCTGAAGCAGGTCCATCCGGATACCGGAATCTCGTCCAAGGCCATGAGCATCATGAACAGCTTTGTCAACGATATCTTCGAACGCATTGCCGCTGAATCTTCGCGTCTGGCTCACTACAACAAGCGCTCGACCATCACGTCCCGCGAAATTCAGACCGCTGTCCGTCTGCTGCTTCCGGGAGAATTGGCCAAGCACGCCGTCTCTGAAGGAACCAAGGCTGTCACCAAGTACACCAGCTCCAAGTAA
- the LOC129740520 gene encoding histone H4: MTGRGKGGKGLGKGGAKRHRKVLRDNIQGITKPAIRRLARRGGVKRISGLIYEETRGVLKVFLENVIRDAVTYTEHAKRKTVTAMDVVYALKRQGRTLYGFGG, from the coding sequence ATGACTGGCCGTGGCAAGGGAGGCAAAGGACTCGGAAAGGGAGGCGCCAAGCGTCATCGCAAAGTTCTGCGTGACAACATCCAGGGAATCACCAAGCCCGCTATCCGTCGTCTGGCTCGTCGTGGAGGAGTCAAGCGTATTTCCGGTCTGATCTACGAGGAAACCCGAGGTGTCCTGAAAGTGTTCCTGGAAAACGTGATCCGTGACGCTGTGACTTACACCGAACACGCCAAGCGCAAGACCGTCACTGCCATGGACGTCGTCTACGCCTTGAAGCGACAGGGACGCACTCTGTACGGATTCGGTGGTTAA
- the LOC129740514 gene encoding histone H3 yields the protein MARTKQTARKSTGGKAPRKQLATKAARKSAPATGGVKKPHRYRPGTVALREIRRYQKSTELLIRKLPFQRLVREIAQDFKTDLRFQSSAVMALQEASEAYLVGLFEDTNLCAIHAKRVTIMPKDIQLARRIRGERA from the coding sequence ATGGCCCGTACCAAGCAGACCGCTCGTAAGTCCACCGGAGGAAAAGCTCCTCGCAAGCAGTTGGCCACCAAGGCTGCCCGTAAGAGCGCTCCGGCCACAGGAGGAGTCAAGAAGCCTCATCGCTATCGGCCAGGAACTGTTGCCCTGCGAGAGATCCGTCGTTATCAAAAATCGACCGAGTTGCTGATCCGCAAATTGCCCTTCCAGCGTTTGGTTCGTGAAATCGCACAGGACTTCAAGACCGATCTGCGTTTCCAGAGCTCAGCCGTCATGGCCCTGCAGGAAGCCAGCGAGGCCTATCTGGTTGGACTGTTCGAGGACACCAATCTGTGCGCCATCCATGCCAAGCGagtgaccattatgccaaaggACATCCAGCTGGCTCGTCGTATCCGAGGAGAGCGTGCTTAA
- the LOC129740519 gene encoding histone H4: MTGRGKGGKGLGKGGAKRHRKVLRDNIQGITKPAIRRLARRGGVKRISGLIYEETRGVLKVFLENVIRDAVTYTEHAKRKTVTAMDVVYALKRQGRTLYGFGG, translated from the coding sequence ATGACTGGCCGTGGAAAGGGAGGCAAAGGACTCGGAAAGGGAGGCGCCAAGCGTCATCGCAAAGTTCTGCGTGACAACATCCAGGGAATCACCAAGCCCGCTATCCGTCGTCTGGCTCGTCGTGGAGGAGTCAAGCGTATTTCCGGTCTGATCTACGAGGAAACCCGAGGTGTCCTGAAGGTGTTCCTGGAAAACGTGATCCGTGACGCTGTGACTTACACCGAACACGCCAAGCGCAAGACCGTCACTGCCATGGACGTCGTCTACGCCTTGAAGCGACAGGGACGCACTTTGTACGGATTCGGAGGTTAA
- the LOC129740517 gene encoding histone H2A: MSGRGKGGKVKGKAKSRSSRAGLQFPVGRIHRLLRKGNYAERVGAGAPVYLAAVMEYLAAEVLELAGNAARDNKKTRIIPRHLQLAIRNDEELNKLLSGVTIAQGGVLPNIQAVLLPKKTEKKA, translated from the coding sequence ATGTCTGGCCGTGGCAAAGGAGGAAAAGTGAAGGGAAAGGCAAAGTCCCGATCATCCCGTGCCGGACTTCAGTTTCCAGTAGGTCGTATCCATCGTCTGCTCCGCAAGGGCAACTATGCTGAACGTGTTGGAGCAGGAGCTCCCGTCTATCTGGCCGCCGTCATGGAGTATTTGGCTGCTGAAGTGCTGGAATTGGCAGGAAACGCCGCTCGGGACAACAAAAAGACCCGTATCATCCCGCGTCATCTGCAGCTGGCCATCCGTAATGACGAGGAGTTGAACAAACTGCTTTCGGGTGTGACAATCGCTCAGGGAggtgttctgcccaatatccaGGCCGTGCTGCTGCCCAAGAAGACTGAGAAGAAGGCTTAA
- the LOC129740521 gene encoding histone H4 — protein sequence MTGRGKGGKGLGKGGAKRHRKVLRDNIQGITKPAIRRLARRGGVKRISGLIYEETRGVLKVFLENVIRDAVTYTEHAKRKTVTAMDVVYALKRQGRTLYGFGG from the coding sequence ATGACTGGCCGTGGCAAGGGAGGAAAAGGACTCGGAAAGGGAGGCGCCAAGCGTCATCGCAAAGTTTTGCGTGACAACATCCAGGGAATCACCAAGCCCGCTATCCGTCGTCTGGCTCGTCGTGGAGGAGTCAAGCGTATTTCCGGTCTGATCTACGAGGAAACCCGAGGTGTCCTGAAAGTGTTCCTGGAAAACGTGATCCGTGACGCTGTGACTTACACCGAACACGCCAAGCGCAAGACCGTCACTGCCATGGACGTCGTCTACGCCTTGAAGCGACAGGGACGCACTTTGTACGGATTCGGAGGTTAA
- the LOC129740518 gene encoding histone H2A yields the protein MSGRGKGGKVKGKAKSRSSRAGLQFPVGRIHRLLRKGNYAERVGAGAPVYLAAVMEYLAAEVLELAGNAARDNKKTRIIPRHLQLAIRNDEELNKLLSGVTIAQGGVLPNIQAVLLPKKTEKKA from the coding sequence ATGTCTGGCCGTGGCAAAGGAGGAAAAGTGAAGGGAAAGGCAAAGTCCCGATCATCCCGTGCCGGACTTCAGTTTCCAGTAGGTCGTATCCATCGTCTGCTTCGCAAGGGCAACTATGCTGAACGTGTTGGAGCAGGAGCTCCCGTCTATCTGGCCGCCGTCATGGAGTATTTGGCTGCTGAAGTGCTGGAATTGGCAGGAAACGCCGCTCGGGACAACAAAAAGACCCGTATCATCCCGCGTCATCTGCAGCTGGCCATCCGTAATGACGAGGAGTTGAACAAACTGCTTTCGGGTGTGACAATCGCTCAGGGAGGTGTTCTGCCCAACATCCAGGCCGTGCTGCTGCCCAAGAAGACCGAGAAGAAGGCTTAA